In the Lactobacillus paragasseri genome, GTCTTCGTTGATCTCCTAAGATCAATGGTACCCGTTCAATAACTGTATCAGCATAATCTAAGCCAAACCATGAAGCTGGGTTAGAAGATAGATTTTGAAGCCATACACGTGCTTCAACTAAGAATTTTTCATAACTTCTAAGTTGTGTTTGTGGACTAATTACATCGTTAACGATGACGAATGAAAAATCACCAACATCTCTACCAGGTGTAGTAGTGTATTCCTGCGGCTGTGATTCAATCGTGCCATCAGCAATTAGATCATGTACGATTTGACGTAAGTATACATTCACACTAGTTTGCTGCTTGAATCCTAGGAAGAGTTGAACGTTAATTACGTTTTTAGTTCCGTAAGTATTAACGGCGTATTCAGCAGTAAATGGCTCATTAGTAACGTTAACCGTTACGAACCAGTATGCTCGTGCACGTTTAGGACGTTTATCTAAGATAGAGTAGAGAATTTCTCGCTTAATGAATTTATTGTATTTAACTTTGGCCATGTAAACGAGGTTAGTAGCAAAAGTAGGGTAATCTTCATCATGACTCAAGTTTGTTAACATATCTACATATTCATCAAGCCTTACATAAGCATTGCGCGATTCACGTTTGTCTCTGATCTTATTACCATAGAACCAAACATACATAATGATTCCGATGAAACCGGCAATAATTAATGATACGTAACCACCATGTGTAAATTTACTCAAGCTGGCCAACATAAACATGATGTCTAAAAAGCCAAAGAAAATTAAGAATATCCAGTTCCAGATTGTACGAATGCCCTTCATTGCTAACCATTCGTAAAGCAAGATCGTTGTCATTAACATTGAAATAGTAATTGACAAACCATAGGCTGCTTCCATGTGAGCGGAAGTTTGGAAGAAAAGAACAATCGCAATTGTTGCAATACAGATCATCTTATTAACAGAAGGAATATAAATCTGTCCCTTTTTAGTTGAAGGATACATAATATTCATTCTTGGTAAGAACTTCAATCCACTAGCTTCAGCTACTAAAGTAAATGAACCAGTAATTAAAGCTTGTGAAGCAATAACGGCGGCAATAGTAGCCAAGACAATGGCAGCTAGACGAATATTTTGTGGGATGATTTCAAAGAATGGGTTGAAATCACCGTTTCCAGCGTTATAGTTAGGATTATTTAGAATCCAAACGCCTTGACCAAAGTAATTGAGTGATAAACAAACAAAGACATATGGCCAAGAACCAATAATATTTCCTTTACCAACGTGACCAACGTCAGAATATAATGCTTCTGCACCAGTAGTAGCAAGGAAGATGGATCCTAAAATAAAGATTCCAACCTTGTTATATGGACTAAATAGAAGCTTAATTGCGTAATAAGGGTTAAGAGCTTGTAAGATAGATAAGTCACCCATCATATTCATCAAGCCCATAACACCTAAAAAGGTAAACCAGATAAACATAATTGGTCCAAAAGCTTTACCAATAATACTTGTTCCCATTCGCTGAATCGAAAACAGAATCAGCAAAATTACTACCGTAATTGCAATAACGGCTCCCTGCGTAGAAACTGGAACGTTGCCGTGACCAAATTCAATTCCTTTTAGCCCTTCAATAGCTGTTGTAACAGTAACAGCAGGAGTTAATGTACCATCAGCTAAAATTGCAGCTCCACCAATTAAAGCGGGAAGCACTAACCATTTTGCACGTTTACGTACTAAAGTATAGAGAGCAAAAATACCACCTTCACCGTGGTTAGTAGCCTTTAATGCAATAAAGACAGTCTGCAAAGTTGTTAATAAAGTAACTGTCCAAAGTACTAGGGAAATAGATCCGACAATGAAGTCACGATTTACGTGAGCAATCCCACCATTTCCGGCGACAATCGACTTCATAACATATAACGGACTGGTTCCAATATCACCATAGACAATACCAATCGCAATTAATAATCCCGCGGCCGATATATTTTTCCGTGTTTTTTCATTCATTTTTATTCTCCCAATAAATAGCCAAAATGACTAAATATCTAAATAACGTAAAAAAAGAATGCCAAAAAAGGGACATTCTTCTTTAAACATATCTATTTTCATCTATTTATGCAAGAGTTGCAAGTATCTATCGGAGAATAATTTAAAATAATTATCTTAGTTTGGTTCTGTGAATAGATTTAACATCTTGCGAACCTAGAATTAATGGTACGCGTTCAATTACTGTATCGGCATATTCTAATCCAAACCAAACAGCAGGATTAGAGGATAAGTTTTGAAGCCAGACCCGGCTTTCAACGAGCCACTTTTCATAAGAACTTAGTTGAGTTTCAGGACTAATTACGTCATTTACAATTACAAACTTAAAGTCACCAACATCTCTACCTGGAGTAGTAGTGTATTCTTGTGGTTGCGATTCAATTGTGCCATCTTTAATTAAGTCATGGACAATCTGACGTAAGTAAACATTAACTTTTTGCTGCTGCTTAAATCCTAAGTATAGTTGAACGTTAATTACGTTTTTGGTGCCATAGGTATTAACTGCATATTCAGCAGTAAAAGGTTCGTTAGTTACGTTTACGGTTACAAACCAATAAGCATGAGCTCGCTTTGGACGCTTATCTAAGATTGAATACAGCATGTCACGCTTAATAAACTTGTTGTATTTAACTTTGGCCATGTAGACCAAGTTTGTTGCATATAGCGGAATACTTTCGTCATGGCTTAGATTGCTGAGCATAGTAGTATATTCGTCTAAGCGAACATAGGCATTTTCGGCTTCACGTTTATCACGAACTTTATTACCAAAATACCAAACATACATAATTGCCCCAATAAAGGCTGCAATAATTACCGTGACATAACCACCATGTAAGAATTTAGCTAAACTAGAAATCAAGAACATGGTTTCAATTGCCCCGAATAAAAGCAAAAAGATTAGTCGCAAACTAAAGTTAACTTTTCTAAGTGATAGGTATTCAAAGAGCAGAACTGTCGTCATGAGCATGGTTACAGTGATTGCTAAACCATAAGCCGCTTCCATGTGTTCAGAGGTTCTAAATAAGAAGACAATTCCGATTGTAGCAGCGCAAAGCATCTTATTAATTGACGGAATGAAAAGCTGTCCCTGTTCAGTAGAAGGATAAATAATTTTCATTCTCGGTAAAAACTTCAAACCACTAGCTTCAGAAACTAGGGTAAAGGAGCCGGTAATTAAAGCTTGCGAGGCAATGATTGCGGCTAGGGTAGCTAGAATTATTGCAAAGAACTTCCACTGGCTTGGTAGAGCTTCAAAGAATGGGTTAAAGTCTGTGGCACCAGCATGATAATTAGGGTTCTCTAAGATCCAAACGCCTTGACCAAGATAGTTTAGGGCTAAGCAAATAAAAACGTAAGGCCAAGAACCCATAATATTACCTTTACCAACGTGTCCAACATCTGAATAAAGGGCTTCCGCACCAGTAGTAGCTAAGAATACTGCTCCTAGAATTAAAACACCGACTTTATTAGCAGGACTAAATAAAATTTTGATAGCAAGAAGTGGATTGAGTGCTTCAAGTAAGGACCAGTCATGACTTAAGTTCATAATTCCAGTTAATCCTAAGAAGGTAAACCAGACCAGCATGATTGGCCCAAATGTCTTACCGATAACGCTCGTTCCCATTCTTTGGATAGAGAATAGGAAAAGCAAGATGACAATTGTGATCATAATGACACTATTTTGATTTGGCACTGGAATATCGTTACCAAATTTCATATTTTTAAGACCTTCAATAGCGGTTGTAACAGTAACTGCTGGTGTTAAAGTGCCATCAGCCAGTAAAGCAGCTCCTCCAACTAAGGCAGGGATAACTAGCCATTTAGCCTTTTTTCTAACTAAAGCATAAAGAGAGAAAATTCCACCTTCACCATGGTTAGTTGCTTTAAGGGCGATTAAAACATACTTAACAGTGGTTAAAAGTGTAATCGTCCAAAGAATAAGTGAGATGGAACCTACAATATATTCGCGGCTAACATGAGCAATTCCGCCGTTTTCGTTTACGATTGCTTTCATAACATAAAGTGGACTTGTACCAATGTCGCCGTAAACAATTCCAATTGAAACTAAAAGTCCCGCTAAGGTGACTTTTTTACGTAAATTACTATTCATAATGAGCTTTCCTCTTAAAAAGTATTAAATAACATTTTGAATAAACAAAAAAGAATGTATTGTAATAATACATTCTTTTTATTTTCGCTAGCACTATTTTGGCTCTTTGGAACCTAATATGCAAATAATAAATTGTGATTTTTTTATGAAAGAGTTTGTTTGATTTCGTTACGACGATCAGTGTACCATTTGTTCCAATCTTCGTAAGTCTTCATATTTTGTGGATCTACGCCAGTTTGCTTTTGAATATTGTTAAGCATATCCATAAAGCGTTCAGCATGAATATTTAATACGTGCTTGACTAAGTTTTGACGGCTGAAGGCCATGTTGTTAGTTAAGTAAGTGTTAATTTCAATAACGTCATGATTACCATCGTAAACATCCATAATTT is a window encoding:
- a CDS encoding KUP/HAK/KT family potassium transporter gives rise to the protein MNEKTRKNISAAGLLIAIGIVYGDIGTSPLYVMKSIVAGNGGIAHVNRDFIVGSISLVLWTVTLLTTLQTVFIALKATNHGEGGIFALYTLVRKRAKWLVLPALIGGAAILADGTLTPAVTVTTAIEGLKGIEFGHGNVPVSTQGAVIAITVVILLILFSIQRMGTSIIGKAFGPIMFIWFTFLGVMGLMNMMGDLSILQALNPYYAIKLLFSPYNKVGIFILGSIFLATTGAEALYSDVGHVGKGNIIGSWPYVFVCLSLNYFGQGVWILNNPNYNAGNGDFNPFFEIIPQNIRLAAIVLATIAAVIASQALITGSFTLVAEASGLKFLPRMNIMYPSTKKGQIYIPSVNKMICIATIAIVLFFQTSAHMEAAYGLSITISMLMTTILLYEWLAMKGIRTIWNWIFLIFFGFLDIMFMLASLSKFTHGGYVSLIIAGFIGIIMYVWFYGNKIRDKRESRNAYVRLDEYVDMLTNLSHDEDYPTFATNLVYMAKVKYNKFIKREILYSILDKRPKRARAYWFVTVNVTNEPFTAEYAVNTYGTKNVINVQLFLGFKQQTSVNVYLRQIVHDLIADGTIESQPQEYTTTPGRDVGDFSFVIVNDVISPQTQLRSYEKFLVEARVWLQNLSSNPASWFGLDYADTVIERVPLILGDQRRQHITRIAPKKFEDIKKRLRAEGELKE
- a CDS encoding KUP/HAK/KT family potassium transporter, with protein sequence MNSNLRKKVTLAGLLVSIGIVYGDIGTSPLYVMKAIVNENGGIAHVSREYIVGSISLILWTITLLTTVKYVLIALKATNHGEGGIFSLYALVRKKAKWLVIPALVGGAALLADGTLTPAVTVTTAIEGLKNMKFGNDIPVPNQNSVIMITIVILLFLFSIQRMGTSVIGKTFGPIMLVWFTFLGLTGIMNLSHDWSLLEALNPLLAIKILFSPANKVGVLILGAVFLATTGAEALYSDVGHVGKGNIMGSWPYVFICLALNYLGQGVWILENPNYHAGATDFNPFFEALPSQWKFFAIILATLAAIIASQALITGSFTLVSEASGLKFLPRMKIIYPSTEQGQLFIPSINKMLCAATIGIVFLFRTSEHMEAAYGLAITVTMLMTTVLLFEYLSLRKVNFSLRLIFLLLFGAIETMFLISSLAKFLHGGYVTVIIAAFIGAIMYVWYFGNKVRDKREAENAYVRLDEYTTMLSNLSHDESIPLYATNLVYMAKVKYNKFIKRDMLYSILDKRPKRAHAYWFVTVNVTNEPFTAEYAVNTYGTKNVINVQLYLGFKQQQKVNVYLRQIVHDLIKDGTIESQPQEYTTTPGRDVGDFKFVIVNDVISPETQLSSYEKWLVESRVWLQNLSSNPAVWFGLEYADTVIERVPLILGSQDVKSIHRTKLR